The following coding sequences are from one Gemmatimonadaceae bacterium window:
- the pdxA gene encoding 4-hydroxythreonine-4-phosphate dehydrogenase PdxA, whose amino-acid sequence MNTRDGSLSREPVIAVTLGDVRGIGPEIIEKALADDSVRASARFLIVGPTGTPLDVDEAIGVWQAGGSAATAGRLAGLAIERAVELALRGDVQGIVTAPLDKAALHAGGYEYPGHTEMLAALTDTRVAMMLAATRPNGSMTNPLRVVLATTHMPLRDVPNALTTELVVEIAQTTRDGLRDWFGIDEPRIALCAMNPHGGDSGRFGREDEEVMVPAARRAALAGPFPADTVFVRAMRGAFDAVIAPYHDVGMTAIKVAAFGSAVNVTLGLPFPRTSPDHGTALDIAGRGIADASSMIEAMRLAAQIAVRLADRI is encoded by the coding sequence GTGAACACGCGCGACGGCAGCCTGTCGCGCGAACCCGTCATCGCCGTCACGTTGGGTGACGTTCGCGGAATCGGTCCGGAGATCATCGAAAAAGCGCTCGCCGACGACAGCGTCCGTGCGAGCGCTCGTTTTTTGATCGTCGGGCCGACCGGTACGCCGCTCGACGTCGACGAGGCGATCGGCGTATGGCAAGCCGGCGGTAGCGCCGCAACCGCGGGGCGACTGGCCGGTCTTGCGATCGAGCGCGCAGTGGAGCTTGCCCTGCGCGGCGACGTCCAGGGGATCGTGACCGCTCCGCTCGACAAGGCCGCGCTACACGCCGGTGGCTACGAGTATCCCGGCCATACCGAAATGCTCGCGGCGCTCACCGACACTCGCGTCGCGATGATGCTGGCGGCGACGCGGCCTAACGGGTCGATGACGAATCCGTTGCGCGTTGTGCTCGCGACGACGCACATGCCCTTGCGCGACGTGCCGAACGCGCTCACCACCGAGCTCGTCGTCGAGATTGCCCAGACGACGCGAGACGGACTCCGTGACTGGTTCGGCATCGATGAGCCTCGGATCGCGTTATGCGCGATGAATCCGCACGGCGGAGATAGTGGGCGTTTCGGTCGCGAGGACGAAGAAGTCATGGTCCCAGCGGCGAGACGAGCCGCACTCGCTGGTCCATTCCCTGCGGATACTGTCTTCGTGCGCGCAATGCGCGGTGCGTTCGATGCCGTGATCGCTCCGTATCACGACGTGGGCATGACGGCGATCAAGGTCGCCGCGTTCGGCAGTGCGGTGAACGTCACGCTCGGCTTACCGTTTCCGCGAACGTCGCCCGACCACGGAACCGCGCTCGACATCGCGGGCCGCGGCATCGCCGATGCCTCGAGCATGATCGAAGCAATGCGCCTCGCGGCGCA
- a CDS encoding peptidylprolyl isomerase → MNRKPSLLALAITLFAAPLLAQQPAAQPAAQQHAALDRIVAIVGDQPITYFDLQQRILSEQQRGVQVPTDSTALHAYELQTLNTMVDEELLLLKAKELKVEVPDNDLNTAVDRQIRDVKARFPTETQFRSELAKAGLGSPEEYRRMLVEQMRRDQTMQRTMQKLREDNKIIPANVTDKDVQDAFARSRASLPRRPATVTFRQIVIAPKPTVINKEIAKAKAESILAEIKRGGDFALLAKRESMDPTTKETGGDLGWARRGQYVTEFERWVWSLPPGELSPVFESPFGYHIVRVDRVAAGEVKARHILIRPKLDSADLMRARGEADTVAKQWKAGAPFDSLAKKHHDYAAKEETSILDPMPRDSLPESYQKAFTGKSPNDIVVFEIPDPQRGIPKVVVAQLISANPGGEYEYKEMKEIIRNRLAEEGGVRRYLDSLRKRAYVSVRLDQTAIGTKTSER, encoded by the coding sequence ATGAATCGAAAACCGTCACTCCTCGCGCTGGCGATCACGCTGTTTGCCGCGCCACTCCTCGCGCAGCAGCCGGCGGCTCAGCCAGCTGCCCAGCAGCACGCCGCGCTGGATCGCATCGTTGCGATCGTCGGCGACCAGCCGATTACGTATTTCGATCTGCAGCAGCGGATTCTTTCGGAGCAGCAGCGCGGCGTTCAGGTGCCGACGGACTCGACCGCGCTACACGCGTATGAGCTACAAACGCTCAACACGATGGTCGACGAAGAGCTCTTGCTGCTGAAGGCGAAGGAGCTCAAGGTCGAAGTGCCGGATAACGACTTGAACACCGCGGTCGATCGCCAGATTCGCGATGTGAAGGCGCGTTTCCCCACCGAGACGCAATTCCGATCGGAGCTGGCCAAGGCAGGCCTCGGCAGTCCCGAGGAGTATCGGCGCATGCTCGTCGAGCAGATGCGGCGCGATCAGACGATGCAGCGCACGATGCAGAAGCTGCGCGAGGACAACAAGATCATTCCCGCGAACGTGACCGATAAGGACGTTCAGGATGCGTTCGCGCGCAGTCGTGCGTCGCTGCCGCGGCGTCCCGCTACGGTAACGTTCCGTCAGATCGTCATCGCGCCGAAGCCGACGGTCATCAACAAGGAGATCGCGAAGGCGAAAGCCGAATCGATTCTTGCCGAGATCAAGCGGGGCGGTGATTTCGCGCTGCTCGCGAAGCGCGAATCGATGGATCCGACGACGAAGGAAACCGGGGGCGATCTTGGCTGGGCGCGCCGGGGACAGTATGTCACCGAATTCGAGCGCTGGGTCTGGTCGCTTCCGCCGGGTGAGCTGAGTCCCGTGTTCGAGAGTCCCTTCGGGTATCACATCGTTCGCGTCGATCGCGTCGCCGCCGGCGAGGTGAAGGCTCGACACATTCTGATTCGTCCGAAGCTCGACTCGGCCGATCTGATGCGAGCGCGCGGTGAGGCCGACACCGTGGCCAAGCAGTGGAAGGCAGGCGCGCCCTTCGATTCACTCGCGAAGAAGCATCACGACTACGCGGCGAAAGAGGAGACGAGCATCCTCGATCCAATGCCGCGCGACTCCTTGCCGGAGTCGTATCAGAAGGCGTTCACGGGGAAATCGCCTAACGACATCGTCGTCTTCGAGATTCCCGATCCGCAGCGGGGAATCCCGAAGGTGGTCGTTGCCCAGCTGATCAGCGCGAATCCCGGTGGCGAGTACGAGTACAAGGAGATGAAGGAGATCATCCGCAACCGACTTGCCGAAGAGGGCGGTGTCCGCCGCTATCTCGACTCGCTGCGCAAGCGCGCCTACGTCTCCGTTCGGCTCGACCAAACGGCAATAGGAACCAAGACCTCGGAACGGTGA
- a CDS encoding peptidylprolyl isomerase translates to MRARPLFALVAAASLTIALGACDGLKEALTAHVDVAAKAADQELSVSRLADLLGNAKVPVPITKENAGIVADLWVNYQLLAHAAAVGDSLTDKKAIDAAVEPITKNMRLRKFTDTLVKSFKVDSGSEASYNQAASDLYAARHILFAFPPAATQTQKDSVRKKAESVLATVNNANFAQMADKYTSDPSGKGKGGNLGVYEKGSMVPPFANGVAALKPGQIGPSLIESTYGFHIVQRLPFSQVDRADYAQKYSQGAVNKADSVYLANLDKSANIEVKPNGGAAAKSAVADPVKHQKDNSVLATFKGGDLTVSEFLGWVETMPPNMQVSRQLPQLPDSIVKHFVSSIAQREVMLQKADSAKVTLSAEDKTQLYGQFAQLVQGLWQQLAIDPKALADSAKTAPERERLAASRVESYVDRILGGQAQPVPVPQPLAAVLQSKFKSSINSAGVERSVQSAQKIRAVADSSRSANQPKSQVPLPGAPPSGAAPTPGAAPQPTAPAPQPTKKP, encoded by the coding sequence ATGCGTGCTCGTCCCTTGTTCGCACTCGTCGCGGCCGCGTCCCTCACAATCGCGCTCGGCGCGTGTGATGGACTCAAGGAAGCGCTCACCGCCCACGTCGATGTCGCGGCAAAGGCGGCCGATCAGGAGCTCTCGGTCTCTCGGCTCGCTGATCTCCTCGGCAATGCCAAGGTGCCGGTGCCGATCACCAAGGAGAACGCCGGAATCGTTGCCGATCTCTGGGTGAACTACCAGCTGCTCGCGCACGCGGCCGCTGTTGGTGATTCGCTCACGGATAAGAAGGCGATCGATGCGGCAGTCGAGCCGATCACCAAGAACATGCGCCTGCGCAAGTTCACCGACACACTCGTGAAATCGTTCAAGGTCGATTCGGGTAGCGAAGCCAGCTACAACCAGGCGGCCAGCGATCTCTACGCGGCGCGCCATATTCTTTTTGCCTTCCCGCCGGCGGCGACGCAAACGCAGAAGGATTCGGTTCGCAAGAAGGCCGAATCGGTTCTCGCCACTGTGAACAACGCAAACTTCGCTCAGATGGCCGACAAGTACACGAGCGATCCCAGCGGGAAGGGGAAGGGCGGCAATCTCGGCGTCTACGAGAAGGGCTCGATGGTTCCCCCCTTCGCCAACGGCGTCGCCGCACTCAAGCCGGGCCAGATCGGGCCCTCGCTCATCGAGTCGACCTATGGCTTTCACATCGTGCAGCGGCTGCCGTTCTCGCAGGTCGACAGGGCCGACTACGCGCAGAAGTACTCCCAAGGCGCGGTCAACAAGGCTGATAGCGTCTATCTCGCGAACCTGGACAAGTCTGCCAACATCGAAGTCAAGCCAAATGGCGGAGCGGCCGCGAAGAGCGCGGTCGCGGATCCCGTGAAGCACCAGAAGGACAATTCGGTGCTCGCGACGTTCAAGGGCGGTGACCTCACGGTCTCCGAGTTCCTGGGCTGGGTCGAGACGATGCCGCCGAACATGCAGGTGTCACGTCAATTGCCGCAGCTTCCGGATTCGATCGTGAAGCACTTCGTGTCGTCGATCGCGCAGCGTGAGGTCATGCTGCAGAAGGCGGACAGTGCAAAAGTGACGCTCAGCGCCGAGGACAAGACGCAGCTCTACGGCCAGTTCGCGCAGCTCGTGCAGGGGCTGTGGCAGCAGCTTGCCATCGATCCAAAGGCGCTTGCCGATAGCGCGAAGACGGCGCCCGAGCGCGAGCGCCTCGCCGCCAGCCGCGTCGAGTCGTACGTCGATCGCATTCTTGGCGGTCAGGCACAGCCGGTTCCAGTGCCGCAGCCTCTCGCGGCGGTCCTCCAGTCGAAGTTCAAGTCGTCGATCAACAGCGCGGGCGTCGAGCGCTCGGTTCAGAGCGCGCAGAAGATTCGGGCGGTGGCGGATTCGAGTCGTTCTGCGAATCAGCCGAAATCGCAGGTTCCGTTGCCGGGTGCGCCGCCGAGCGGCGCGGCTCCGACACCGGGCGCAGCTCCGCAGCCCACCGCGCCCGCTCCGCAGCCGACGAAGAAGCCGTAG
- the mfd gene encoding transcription-repair coupling factor has translation MPLAPLLDAIERLPAFTRLLNTVPAPADRRTIGGLPGSADASVLAALSRRLTTRFFVVATESVTEAERWLADLGTLVDETPIALYPPREGFGEAEPHMEVAGERVETLERLTRGEIHVLITTARALLERTRMPRALRDLRVELRKGGVHRLESLAAHLESIGFERVPMVEDVAQFSIRGGIFDVYSFGMPEPVRAELWGDEIVDLRYFDINTQRSTRAVDLALVLPVDGQVRDDATTADRLSIVTLFPPDTLLFVPRGSHFEPELKRTWADAQHHIELARRRGEDTVSRDELFISPDEAARAIQAFGSVVSLVEGEEPPEIVFPLRPPEPIDRDIRQLKRLIRDDLTTIILCDNEGQCERLDELLNDGEYAPSPAHLSIGVLDGGFVVPARDTHAGLRILTDHEIFRRERRIRRARRYATGIAIDTLAIKPGDFVVHLEHGVGIFRGIETIFVGQSTIEVAVIEYEGGDRLNVPLYRIDQLERFRSASDVSEDSPPPRLHKLGGKRWGQQREKTRTAIHEMTVELLDLYARRKVATRAAHVPDTAWQRQLESAFLFEDTPDQRKATAEVKSDMESVRPMDRLLVGDVGYGKTEIAVRAAFKAVQSERQVAVLVPTTILADQHARTFGERLADFPMRVAMLSRFQTPKEQSAVLAQLADGTIDIVIGTHRLLSPDVIFKRVGLIIVDEEHRFGVKHKERLKQLKLETDVLTLTATPIPRTLHLSLAGLRDMTLMQTPPRDRSPVLTYVEPWDDGLIDEGISRELDRGGQVFFVHNRIETIQGIADHIQRVVPRARLAVAHGQMRERELEDVMHRFVNGAVDVLVSTMIVESGLDVPNANTMFVNRADYFGLAQLYQLRGRVGRSHRRAYCYLLVPDNVDVDAERRLSILEHHTELGAGYRIALKDLELRGAGNLLGPEQSGFVHAVGFDMYLRMLDETVRRLVQGDGAPKLVPADVSVDLPNYLPDDFVPAHEAKLDVYRRLSRIEDPRDLEALRGELRDRFGPVPPPAETMFATAQLRILGGTLGIEGILVRGNEARVNFRDTAAPRMKGLSAAFHEVQFQAEVRRAVPLSLKLTRLGGAPMLDGLVRALRSLVA, from the coding sequence ATGCCCCTCGCCCCGCTGCTCGACGCGATCGAGCGCCTGCCTGCGTTCACGCGTTTGCTCAACACTGTTCCGGCGCCTGCCGACCGGCGAACGATTGGCGGCTTGCCCGGATCGGCCGACGCCTCGGTGCTCGCGGCCCTCTCGCGCCGCCTCACGACGCGATTCTTCGTCGTGGCGACGGAGAGTGTCACGGAGGCCGAACGCTGGCTGGCCGATCTCGGCACGCTCGTGGACGAGACGCCGATCGCGCTCTATCCGCCGCGCGAAGGCTTCGGCGAAGCCGAGCCGCATATGGAGGTCGCGGGCGAGCGCGTCGAGACGCTCGAGCGCCTAACGCGCGGCGAGATCCACGTTCTCATCACGACCGCGCGTGCCCTGCTCGAGCGAACGCGCATGCCGCGCGCACTGCGCGATCTGCGCGTCGAGCTGCGCAAAGGAGGTGTTCACCGCCTGGAGTCGCTGGCCGCGCACCTCGAATCGATCGGCTTCGAGCGCGTTCCGATGGTCGAGGACGTCGCCCAGTTCAGCATTCGGGGCGGCATCTTCGACGTCTACTCGTTTGGCATGCCCGAGCCCGTGCGTGCGGAGCTCTGGGGCGACGAGATCGTCGATTTGCGGTACTTCGATATCAACACCCAGCGCTCCACGCGAGCCGTCGATCTCGCGCTCGTGTTGCCGGTGGACGGACAGGTACGCGACGACGCCACCACTGCCGACCGACTTTCGATTGTCACGCTGTTCCCACCCGACACGCTTCTCTTCGTACCGCGCGGATCACACTTCGAGCCCGAGCTGAAGCGCACCTGGGCCGACGCGCAGCACCACATCGAGCTCGCGCGCCGGCGCGGCGAGGACACCGTCTCACGCGACGAATTGTTCATATCGCCTGACGAGGCGGCGCGCGCCATCCAGGCCTTCGGGAGCGTGGTCTCCCTCGTCGAGGGCGAGGAGCCGCCAGAGATTGTGTTTCCCCTCCGACCGCCCGAGCCGATCGATCGCGACATCAGGCAGCTCAAGCGGCTCATCCGCGATGACCTAACGACGATCATTCTCTGCGACAACGAGGGCCAGTGCGAGCGACTGGACGAGCTCCTCAACGACGGTGAGTACGCTCCTTCTCCGGCTCATTTGTCGATCGGCGTGCTCGACGGCGGTTTTGTCGTGCCTGCTCGCGATACGCACGCCGGACTGCGCATTCTCACCGACCACGAGATCTTCCGCCGCGAGCGGCGAATCCGCCGCGCGCGCCGCTACGCGACTGGCATCGCCATCGATACGCTCGCGATCAAGCCAGGAGATTTCGTCGTTCACCTCGAGCACGGCGTCGGCATCTTTCGCGGTATCGAGACGATCTTCGTCGGACAGAGCACGATCGAAGTCGCGGTGATCGAGTACGAGGGTGGCGACCGGTTGAACGTGCCGCTCTACAGGATCGACCAGCTCGAGCGCTTTCGGTCGGCCAGCGACGTGAGTGAAGATTCGCCGCCGCCGCGATTGCACAAACTCGGTGGCAAGCGTTGGGGACAGCAGCGCGAGAAGACCCGCACAGCGATTCATGAGATGACGGTCGAGTTGCTCGACCTCTATGCTCGCCGGAAGGTGGCGACGCGTGCTGCGCACGTCCCGGACACTGCCTGGCAGCGCCAGCTCGAGTCGGCATTCCTCTTCGAGGACACGCCCGACCAGCGAAAGGCGACGGCTGAAGTGAAGAGCGATATGGAAAGCGTTAGGCCGATGGATCGCTTGCTCGTTGGCGACGTCGGATACGGCAAGACGGAAATTGCCGTTCGCGCGGCTTTCAAGGCCGTGCAATCGGAGCGTCAGGTCGCCGTTCTGGTGCCCACGACGATTCTCGCCGACCAGCACGCGCGCACGTTCGGCGAACGTCTCGCCGACTTCCCCATGCGCGTCGCGATGTTGAGCCGCTTTCAGACGCCGAAGGAGCAATCGGCGGTGCTCGCGCAGCTCGCCGACGGCACCATCGACATCGTCATCGGTACGCATCGGCTGCTCAGTCCCGACGTCATCTTCAAGCGGGTGGGTTTGATCATCGTCGACGAGGAGCATCGCTTCGGCGTGAAGCACAAGGAACGGCTCAAGCAGTTGAAGCTCGAGACCGACGTGCTCACGCTGACCGCGACGCCCATCCCGCGCACGTTGCATCTCTCACTCGCCGGTCTGCGCGACATGACGTTGATGCAAACACCGCCTCGCGACCGATCGCCCGTGCTCACTTACGTGGAGCCATGGGACGACGGGCTCATCGACGAGGGGATCTCGCGTGAGCTCGATCGCGGCGGGCAGGTGTTCTTCGTCCACAATCGTATAGAGACTATCCAGGGCATCGCCGACCACATTCAGCGCGTCGTTCCGCGGGCGCGCCTCGCCGTCGCGCACGGACAGATGCGTGAGCGCGAGCTCGAGGACGTTATGCATCGGTTTGTCAACGGCGCCGTCGACGTACTTGTCTCCACCATGATCGTGGAATCGGGCCTGGATGTACCTAACGCCAACACGATGTTCGTGAATCGCGCCGACTATTTCGGACTTGCGCAACTCTATCAGCTGCGCGGACGCGTTGGCCGGTCGCACCGCCGGGCGTACTGCTACCTCCTCGTCCCGGACAATGTCGACGTCGACGCCGAGCGGCGTCTCTCGATTCTCGAGCATCACACGGAGCTCGGAGCCGGATATCGCATTGCCCTGAAAGACCTCGAGCTGCGTGGTGCCGGCAACCTTCTGGGTCCCGAGCAATCGGGGTTCGTCCACGCGGTCGGGTTCGATATGTATTTGCGAATGCTCGACGAGACCGTACGCCGGCTCGTTCAGGGCGACGGCGCGCCGAAGCTCGTCCCAGCGGACGTCTCCGTCGATTTGCCGAACTACCTTCCCGATGATTTTGTCCCGGCGCACGAGGCGAAGCTGGACGTCTATCGCCGCCTCTCACGCATCGAGGATCCGCGCGACCTCGAAGCGTTGCGCGGCGAGCTGCGCGATCGCTTCGGCCCGGTCCCTCCACCCGCCGAGACGATGTTCGCGACTGCCCAACTACGGATCCTCGGTGGGACTTTGGGGATAGAAGGCATCCTCGTGCGTGGAAACGAGGCTCGTGTTAACTTTCGCGACACTGCCGCGCCCCGAATGAAGGGGTTGTCGGCGGCATTTCACGAGGTGCAGTTTCAGGCCGAGGTCAGGCGGGCAGTTCCTCTCTCACTCAAGCTGACGCGACTCGGGGGTGCGCCAATGCTGGACGGACTCGTCCGGGCGTTGCGCAGCCTCGTCGCCTAA